A section of the Archocentrus centrarchus isolate MPI-CPG fArcCen1 unplaced genomic scaffold, fArcCen1 scaffold_45_ctg1, whole genome shotgun sequence genome encodes:
- the LOC115777240 gene encoding uncharacterized protein LOC115777240, whose amino-acid sequence MATMSEIQDKEMAAHQKMTLRVIFTETDIRKVVLNTRPTTVEDLIGKLKESLGLNFNFSLQYQDPEFNYEVCNLTDIEDLPEKPTVKVIPLLELVSVSTSEEILSGTPSVADTEILSTSSQERQKQWPDCFDFPVDVAYRLRQADLQFLRDGTHLKVTKELKHEILERLAESMYSYTAYPNNAQFESVAQALISKHPSLQERGSTSRCSGWKNSLKFQMANYRTKRRRSGCLDVAVNAGKRGGHSTEGEPANKNIKKAKKGEINFLPNFPEGFNQVARKDLVNEMQKRTPNGQLVKEKMDLTFALRRKEVVGSEPAVCEMVERWPALFTEDQVCMEFNRIVGKNLKQEFYESVDRHSPRLIEIFRSKRGNIGQMLTQLSQQTMTAEPTDIQTLVLRGLPVILGDNPTDLYKPAFASDDDDSFCNIDIGILLIQPEGAVPSSSLHLSPASLNIIIEGEVVMDNIQDLPKAVCLLFGLAYAMHLSYPISMKFTFQFIQQVFLELGHVELKPKLQTLKNQLAM is encoded by the exons ATGGCAACGATGAGTGAGATCCAAGACAAGGAG atggcagcacaccAGAAGATGACCTTGAGAGTAATTTTCACAGAGACGGATATAAGAAAGGTTGTTCTGAATACGAGACCTACtacagtggaggatttgataGGCAAGCTTAAAGAATCACTGGGACTTAATTTCAACTTCAGTCTCCAGTACCAAgatcctgaattcaattatgaaGTGTGCAATCTGACAGATATCGAAGATCTtcctgaaaaaccaacagtcaaggTCATCCCTCTACTTGAGTTGGTATCTGTCTCAACATCTGAAGAAATCTTGAGTGGCACACCCAGTGTAGCAGATACAGAGATCCTCTCTACATCCTCGCAGGAGCGACAGAAACAGTGGCCAGATTGTTTTGATTTTCCTGTTGATGTAGCATATAGACTTAGGCAAGCAGATCTTCAGTTTCTTCGTGATGGTACGCACCTGAAAGtaacaaaagagctgaaacatgAGATTCTTGAAAGATTGGCAGAGAGCATGTATAGTTACACAGCATACCcaaataatgctcagtttgaaagtGTTGCACAAGCCCTCATAAGCAAGCACCCCTCTCTCCAGGAGCGAGGCTCAACCAGTCGCTGTAGTGGCTGGAAAAATAGTCTAAAATTTCAAATGGctaattacagaacaaagcGCAGAAGATCAGGGTGCCTTGATGTAGCAGTAAATGCAGGGAAACGAGGAGGGCATTCAACTGAAGGAGAACCAGCCAACAAGAACATCAAGAAGGCAAAGAAAGGCGAGATCAACTTCTTACCCAACTTTCCAGAGGGATTTAATCAGGTAGCCCGCAAAGACTTGgttaatgaaatgcagaagagaaCACCAAATGGACAGCTTGTGAAAGAGAAGATGGATCTGACATTTGCattgagaagaaaagaggtggtGGGGTCAGAACCTGCCGTATGTGAGATGGTGGAACGTTGGCCTGCTCTTTTCACAGAAGATCAG gTATGCATGGAGTTCAACAGGATTGTTGGCAAGAATCTCAAACAGGAATTCTATGAGAGCGTTGATCGGCACAGTCCTCGTCTTATCGAGATTTTTCGATCCAAGAGAGGGAACATTGGCCAAATGTTGACACAGCTTTCCCAACAAACAATG ACTGCAGAGCCAACTGATATTCAAacactggtgctcagaggactTCCTGTTATCCTTGGTGACAACCCCACAGACTTGTACAAACCAGCCTTT gcctcagatgatgatgactcCTTCTGCAACATTGACATTGGGATCCTCCTCATTCAACCTGAAGGTGCTGTGCCCTCATCCTCCCTGCATCTCAGTCCAGCCTCACTAAACATCATCATTGAGGGAGAAGTGGTGATGGACAACATTCAAGACCTGCCAAAAGCTGTGTGTCTTCTCTTTGGACTTGCATATGCAATGCATCTCAGTTACCCCATTTCTATGAAGTTCACGTTCCAGTTCATCCAGCAGGTATTTCTTGAGCTGGGCCACGTTGAACTAAAACCAAAGTTACAAAcattgaaaaaccagcttgcgaTGTAA